A genomic region of Pseudomonadota bacterium contains the following coding sequences:
- the fliN gene encoding flagellar motor switch protein FliN, which translates to MNESTAPEDLPEDDEDETRAENDAAAGAEDEEARTADEVLEDEEDEFAGEPAAFEELRDQGDRNGPGDLKLEMILDVPVTLTVEVGRTRLSLRELLKLNRGSVVELDQLVTQPMSLLVNDTLVAQGEPVMVNERFGIRLTDVVSAGERIRRLS; encoded by the coding sequence ATGAACGAATCGACAGCCCCCGAAGATCTGCCCGAGGACGACGAGGACGAGACGCGCGCAGAAAACGACGCCGCGGCGGGCGCGGAGGACGAGGAGGCCCGCACCGCGGACGAGGTCCTCGAAGATGAAGAAGATGAGTTTGCTGGCGAGCCCGCTGCCTTTGAAGAGCTACGCGACCAGGGGGACCGCAACGGACCGGGAGATCTCAAGCTGGAGATGATCCTGGACGTGCCCGTGACCCTCACGGTAGAGGTCGGTCGCACCCGCTTGAGCCTACGCGAGCTGTTGAAGCTCAACCGCGGGTCAGTAGTGGAACTTGATCAGCTCGTCACCCAACCCATGTCCTTGCTGGTCAATGACACCCTGGTCGCTCAAGGGGAGCCAGTGATGGTCAACGAACGCTTTGGTATCCGCCTCACGGACGTGGTGAGCGCGGGCGAGCGAATCCGACGCCTGAGCTGA
- the fliO gene encoding flagellar biosynthetic protein FliO: MTQGSDSNSEEGPVVDGAVHVEAETTKEPASTPLFASTGIESATPVPALGGEDLLTPGSSAQLLASLAVVLLVIVALGWLSRRLHRLQPKRSGRAMRVLDVLPVGARERVALVQVGSTQLVLGLAPGRVQTLHVLDPDTAQSGEAMEDSDEPAPPIAATPFASLLKR; the protein is encoded by the coding sequence ATGACGCAGGGAAGCGACAGCAACAGCGAAGAGGGGCCGGTAGTCGACGGCGCCGTACACGTAGAGGCGGAGACGACGAAGGAGCCGGCGTCGACACCGCTCTTCGCCAGCACAGGCATCGAGTCGGCCACGCCCGTGCCGGCCCTGGGGGGCGAGGATCTGCTGACACCAGGCAGCTCGGCGCAACTGCTTGCCAGTCTCGCCGTGGTTCTGTTGGTAATCGTCGCCCTCGGCTGGCTGTCGCGACGGCTCCATCGACTGCAACCGAAACGCAGCGGCCGAGCCATGAGAGTGCTCGACGTGCTGCCCGTGGGCGCCCGCGAACGCGTCGCCCTGGTGCAGGTGGGCTCCACACAGCTCGTGCTCGGCCTGGCCCCAGGGCGCGTGCAAACCCTGCATGTACTTGACCCAGACACGGCGCAGAGCGGCGAGGCGATGGAGGATTCAGACGAGCCGGCACCACCGATCGCAGCCACCCCCTTCGCAAGCCTATTAAAAAGGTAA
- the fliP gene encoding flagellar type III secretion system pore protein FliP (The bacterial flagellar biogenesis protein FliP forms a type III secretion system (T3SS)-type pore required for flagellar assembly.), translating into MLPTQRRQRLAALLGLALVLFASALSAQEAPGLPALTVGGADGEQTYSLTIQVLVLMTLLTLLPAVVLSMTSFTRIIIVLAILRQALGTAQSPPNQVLLGLALFLTLFIMAPVADTAWRTGIGPYLEGSMAIQQALPAALAPLRDFMLSQTRETDLATFARIGGVTQFATPQDVPLRMLVPAFVTSELKTAFQIGFLVFIPFLVIDLVVSSVLMSMGMMMLSPMLISLPFKIMLFVLVDGWTLLVETLAISFVV; encoded by the coding sequence ATGCTACCGACGCAACGACGACAGCGACTGGCAGCCCTCCTTGGCCTTGCACTCGTGCTCTTCGCGAGTGCACTGAGTGCCCAGGAGGCGCCCGGCCTGCCGGCCCTCACCGTGGGTGGCGCCGATGGCGAGCAGACCTACTCGCTGACCATCCAGGTTTTGGTCTTGATGACGCTGCTGACGCTGCTGCCCGCAGTGGTGCTCAGTATGACCTCGTTCACGCGCATCATCATCGTCTTGGCCATCCTGCGCCAGGCCCTCGGCACTGCGCAGTCGCCGCCGAACCAGGTGCTCCTGGGCTTGGCCCTGTTCCTAACCCTGTTCATCATGGCGCCGGTGGCGGACACCGCATGGCGCACGGGCATCGGCCCCTACCTAGAGGGCAGCATGGCTATTCAACAGGCGCTGCCCGCCGCCCTGGCGCCCCTACGAGACTTCATGCTCAGCCAGACGCGTGAGACAGACCTGGCCACCTTCGCCCGCATCGGCGGGGTCACCCAGTTCGCCACCCCGCAGGATGTGCCCCTGCGCATGCTGGTCCCCGCCTTCGTGACCAGTGAGCTGAAGACGGCCTTCCAGATCGGCTTCCTCGTGTTCATCCCGTTCCTGGTGATCGATCTGGTGGTCTCCAGCGTGCTCATGTCCATGGGCATGATGATGCTCTCGCCTATGCTCATCTCCTTGCCCTTCAAAATCATGTTGTTCGTACTCGTCGACGGCTGGACCTTGCTGGTCGAAACCCTCGCCATCAGTTTCGTGGTGTAG
- the fliQ gene encoding flagellar biosynthesis protein FliQ: MDPETVIAVAQRALQTTAMLAAPMLLSALAAGLLIGMFQAATQIQEMTLSFIPKLIVLGITILIAGPWMLHVIVDFTRRLFLNIPRYLGLT, translated from the coding sequence ATGGATCCGGAAACCGTCATCGCCGTCGCCCAACGCGCCCTGCAGACCACCGCCATGCTGGCCGCACCGATGCTGCTCTCGGCCCTCGCCGCGGGCCTGCTGATCGGCATGTTCCAGGCGGCCACGCAGATCCAGGAGATGACCCTGTCGTTCATCCCCAAGCTGATCGTCCTCGGCATCACCATCCTGATCGCCGGACCCTGGATGCTGCACGTGATCGTGGACTTCACCCGGCGCCTGTTTCTGAACATCCCGCGTTACCTGGGACTCACCTGA
- the fliR gene encoding flagellar biosynthetic protein FliR produces the protein MFFSEEVLLALVNAYFWPFVRIGGLVAVAPLFNSRSIPPRVKLLLVVSLTMLIAPALPPMPDVPLMSPAGFLLTGQQLLIGMLLGFVVQLVFDAMVVAGETAAMSMGLGFATFLDPERGVSVPVLSQFYLILATLTYLAINGHLMLLEVLAQSFLAMPVAVPENLQSGQALLWELIGFASTMFGGALQIALPAVCALLIVNIAFGVISRAAPSLNMFAIGFPVSLVMGFAIILVALPSTQGALIHLLEVSFGLLTDILRP, from the coding sequence ATGTTCTTCAGCGAAGAGGTCCTGCTCGCGTTAGTCAACGCTTACTTCTGGCCGTTCGTGCGGATCGGTGGGCTGGTGGCGGTGGCGCCCCTATTCAACAGCCGGAGCATACCGCCGCGCGTAAAGCTGCTGCTCGTGGTGAGCTTGACCATGCTCATCGCTCCGGCGCTTCCGCCCATGCCGGACGTGCCCTTGATGAGTCCCGCGGGATTTCTGCTCACGGGGCAGCAGCTACTCATAGGCATGCTGCTCGGCTTCGTGGTGCAACTCGTGTTCGATGCCATGGTGGTGGCGGGAGAAACGGCAGCCATGTCCATGGGCCTTGGCTTCGCCACTTTCTTGGATCCCGAGCGGGGCGTGTCCGTACCGGTGTTGAGCCAGTTCTACCTAATCCTCGCCACGCTCACCTATCTCGCTATCAACGGCCACCTGATGCTGCTGGAAGTGCTCGCCCAGAGCTTTCTGGCGATGCCCGTGGCGGTGCCGGAGAACCTGCAGTCTGGGCAGGCGTTGCTGTGGGAGCTGATCGGCTTTGCCAGCACCATGTTCGGCGGCGCCCTGCAGATCGCCCTGCCCGCCGTGTGCGCCCTGCTCATCGTAAACATCGCCTTTGGCGTGATCTCCCGCGCGGCGCCGTCCTTGAACATGTTCGCGATCGGCTTTCCCGTGAGTTTGGTCATGGGCTTCGCGATCATCTTGGTCGCCTTGCCTTCCACCCAGGGGGCGCTGATTCACCTGCTCGAGGTGTCCTTCGGACTCCTTACGGACATCCTGCGTCCCTAG
- the flhB gene encoding flagellar biosynthesis protein FlhB, with protein sequence MAENQDGQEKTEDPTPKRLREAREKGNVPRSRELSTMLVTMAGATGLMLFGGGLQETILDIFREQFSPRAAQLGDPTYLMRSLQNNFTRGLLALTPFLLLCTFAAFVGPIMLGGWNFTTKALEPKLEKLDPIKGFKRLFAPKNFVELMKAMAKFLLVGTVALLLLNQLAPQLVGLSLRPVNVALGDAIWLCILSLLLLSASLALIAAVDVPFQLWDFTRKLKMTLKEVRDEMKETDGRPEVKSRIRQLQQQLARGRMMEEVPHADVVVTNPTHVAVALRYEDDMSAPRVVAKGTDLVAARIRELALEHRVPLFEAPPLARALNRHTEIGEEIPRVLYQAVAQVLSYIYALRRARRYEIPMPDMPDIEMPSGITDPEPPPEDER encoded by the coding sequence ATGGCTGAGAATCAGGACGGACAGGAGAAAACCGAAGACCCAACCCCAAAACGCCTCCGAGAGGCGCGGGAAAAGGGCAACGTGCCGCGCTCGCGCGAGCTTTCCACCATGCTCGTCACGATGGCGGGAGCGACGGGCTTGATGCTCTTCGGCGGCGGATTGCAGGAGACCATCCTCGACATCTTTCGCGAGCAATTCTCTCCAAGAGCCGCGCAGCTGGGCGACCCTACCTATCTGATGCGATCGCTCCAGAACAACTTCACCCGCGGATTGCTGGCGCTGACGCCATTCCTTCTGCTCTGCACCTTCGCCGCCTTCGTCGGGCCGATCATGCTAGGCGGGTGGAACTTCACCACCAAGGCCCTTGAGCCCAAGCTCGAGAAGCTGGATCCGATCAAGGGTTTCAAGCGCCTGTTCGCGCCGAAGAACTTTGTCGAGCTCATGAAGGCGATGGCGAAGTTTCTCCTCGTGGGCACGGTGGCCCTGCTGCTGCTGAATCAGCTAGCGCCCCAACTGGTGGGCCTCAGCCTGCGGCCTGTCAACGTGGCGCTGGGCGACGCGATTTGGCTGTGCATACTCTCGCTCCTGCTGCTGAGCGCGAGCCTCGCCTTGATCGCGGCAGTCGACGTGCCGTTCCAGCTCTGGGATTTCACGCGAAAGCTGAAGATGACGCTGAAGGAAGTGCGTGATGAAATGAAGGAGACGGACGGGCGTCCCGAAGTGAAGTCGCGCATTCGACAGCTGCAGCAGCAACTAGCACGCGGCCGAATGATGGAAGAGGTGCCCCACGCCGACGTGGTGGTCACCAACCCAACTCACGTCGCCGTCGCGTTGCGTTACGAAGACGACATGAGCGCTCCGCGCGTGGTCGCCAAGGGCACGGACCTGGTTGCCGCTCGCATTCGCGAGCTTGCCCTCGAGCACAGGGTTCCCCTATTCGAGGCGCCTCCTCTCGCCCGCGCGCTCAATCGCCACACGGAGATAGGGGAGGAAATCCCGCGCGTGCTCTACCAGGCCGTGGCCCAGGTGCTGTCCTACATCTACGCCCTTCGCCGTGCGCGGCGCTATGAGATTCCTATGCCCGACATGCCTGACATCGAGATGCCGTCGGGCATCACCGATCCTGAGCCACCTCCGGAGGATGAACGCTGA
- the flhA gene encoding flagellar biosynthesis protein FlhA: protein MELLERIARQLRQGAGVPILLLLMLSMMVLPLPPLALDLLFTFNITLSLVIVLAVIYANRPLDLGVFPTVLLIATLLRLALNVASTRVVLLNGHNGTGAAGRVIEAFGDFVVGGNFAVGLVVFSILVIINFIVVTKGAGRISEVSARFTLDAMPGRQMAIDADLNAGLVSQDEARQRREEIRQEADFYGSMDGASKFVRGDATAGILILFINIIGGIAIGPLQHGMPFGQALENYTLLTIGDGLVAQIPSLLLSTAVAIIVTRMSGSQDMGEQVVKQLLGNSRTLGVTAGVLGLLGLIPGMPNVVFLGLAAACGTGAWLLNRQPSAAEQAAAAEQEAPAEAPRPPELSWDDVSDVDALGLEVGFRLIGMVDKRQGGELMNKIKGVRKKFTQELGFLVQPVHIRDNLELNPNAYRIKLMDVPIGEGEIFPNKELAIAPNDTVKPIPGQKTKEPAFGLDAVWIEPSERERAQTLGYSVVDAATVVATHLTQILHTHANELFGYDEAQHLLDRLSQTSPKLVEDLVPKALPMGIFVRTLQELLAERIPITNLKRIAEAMAEHAPRSQEPAALAAMVRVAMGRSIVQRINGMREELPVITLEPKLERMLQENLQSGQGAGIEPNLAERLHRSLAESAQRQEMAGEPAVVLVSPTIRGWLSRLLRHQLPNLNVLAVNEVPDDKRLRMVAAVGA, encoded by the coding sequence ATGGAACTGCTCGAGCGTATCGCCCGCCAACTGCGCCAGGGCGCCGGCGTACCCATCCTGCTGCTGCTGATGCTGAGCATGATGGTGCTGCCACTGCCGCCGCTGGCGCTGGATCTGCTGTTCACCTTTAACATCACCCTCTCCTTGGTGATCGTCCTGGCCGTGATCTACGCCAACCGTCCTCTGGATCTTGGCGTGTTCCCGACGGTGCTGCTCATCGCCACCTTGTTGCGTCTGGCGCTCAACGTCGCCTCCACCCGCGTAGTGCTCTTGAACGGCCACAACGGGACCGGCGCGGCTGGCCGGGTGATCGAAGCCTTCGGCGACTTCGTGGTAGGCGGCAACTTCGCCGTCGGGCTGGTGGTCTTCTCGATCCTAGTGATCATCAACTTCATCGTGGTGACCAAAGGTGCTGGGCGTATATCCGAGGTGAGCGCACGCTTCACCTTGGACGCCATGCCGGGCCGTCAGATGGCCATCGATGCCGACCTGAACGCCGGGCTCGTGTCCCAAGACGAGGCTCGACAGCGCCGCGAGGAGATTCGCCAGGAGGCCGATTTCTACGGCTCCATGGACGGTGCTAGCAAGTTCGTTCGCGGGGACGCCACCGCCGGTATCCTCATCTTGTTCATCAACATTATCGGCGGCATTGCGATCGGGCCACTCCAGCACGGCATGCCCTTCGGTCAAGCGCTCGAGAACTACACCCTGCTCACGATCGGCGATGGCCTCGTGGCGCAGATTCCCTCGCTGCTCCTGTCGACGGCCGTCGCCATCATCGTCACCCGCATGTCCGGCTCCCAGGACATGGGCGAACAGGTGGTGAAGCAGCTGCTCGGCAACTCCCGCACGCTCGGGGTCACCGCGGGCGTACTCGGCTTGCTGGGCTTGATCCCCGGCATGCCGAACGTGGTGTTCCTGGGCCTGGCCGCCGCCTGCGGCACCGGCGCTTGGCTGCTCAATAGGCAGCCGAGCGCGGCGGAGCAAGCCGCCGCTGCCGAGCAGGAAGCGCCCGCCGAGGCACCACGCCCCCCGGAGCTATCTTGGGATGACGTGTCAGACGTGGACGCGCTCGGGCTAGAAGTGGGATTCCGCCTTATCGGGATGGTGGACAAGCGCCAGGGCGGCGAGCTCATGAACAAGATCAAAGGCGTGCGCAAGAAGTTCACCCAGGAGCTGGGCTTTCTCGTGCAGCCGGTGCACATCCGCGACAACCTCGAGCTCAACCCCAACGCCTACCGCATCAAGCTGATGGATGTGCCGATCGGCGAGGGCGAGATCTTCCCCAACAAGGAGCTTGCCATCGCGCCGAACGATACGGTCAAGCCGATCCCCGGCCAGAAGACTAAAGAGCCTGCCTTCGGCCTGGACGCAGTATGGATCGAGCCCTCGGAGCGCGAACGGGCCCAGACCCTAGGTTACTCGGTGGTGGATGCCGCCACCGTGGTGGCCACGCACCTCACGCAGATCCTGCACACGCACGCCAACGAGCTGTTCGGCTACGACGAGGCCCAGCACCTACTCGATCGTCTCTCCCAAACCTCACCCAAGCTGGTGGAGGATCTGGTGCCCAAGGCGCTGCCGATGGGCATCTTCGTACGCACGCTGCAGGAGCTGTTGGCCGAGCGCATTCCCATCACCAACCTAAAGCGAATCGCCGAAGCGATGGCGGAACACGCGCCGCGCAGTCAAGAACCCGCCGCTCTCGCGGCCATGGTGCGCGTGGCCATGGGGCGCTCCATCGTTCAACGCATCAATGGAATGCGAGAAGAACTGCCCGTCATCACCTTAGAGCCAAAACTGGAACGCATGTTGCAAGAGAACCTACAGAGCGGACAAGGCGCGGGTATCGAACCCAACCTCGCTGAACGGTTGCACCGTAGCCTCGCCGAATCCGCGCAGCGCCAAGAGATGGCAGGTGAACCGGCAGTGGTGCTGGTGAGCCCAACGATCAGGGGTTGGCTATCGCGCCTGTTGCGACACCAGCTACCGAATCTGAACGTACTGGCGGTCAACGAAGTGCCTGACGACAAGCGTCTGCGCATGGTTGCCGCGGTCGGAGCCTGA